The nucleotide sequence TGGCGCGGCGGGCCGGCTTCCCGGGGGAGCGGATCGCCTTCCACGGCAACAACAAGACCGTCGACGAGCTGCGCGAGGCCCTGACCTACGGCGTGGGTCGCGTCGTCGTCGACTCCTTCGACGAGATCGAGCGCGTCGTCGCCCTCGCGACCGAGCTCGGGGTGCGGGCGCCGGTCATGGTGCGGGTCACCGTCGGCGTCGAGGCGCACACGCACGAGTTCATCGCGACCGGCCACGAGGACCAGAAGTTCGGCTTCAGCCTCGCCGGCGGCCGGGCCCTCGAGGCCGTGGCGCGCCTCCTCGCGCACCCCGATGCCGTCGACCTGCGCGGCCTGCACAGCCACATCGGCAGCCAGATCTTCGACACCGGCGGCTTCGAGGCCGCCGTCCACCGCCTCGCCGGGCTGCACCGGCAGGTCGAGGCCGAGCACGGCGTGACGATGCCCGAGGTCGACCTCGGCGGCGGGTACGGCATCGCCTACACCTCGCAGCACGACCCCCTGCCGGCCGACGTCCTCGCCGCCGCCATGGCCGACATCGTCGAGCGCGAGTTCGCCGGCCGCGCCCCCCGCGTCTCCGTCGAGCCGGGGCGGGCCATCGTCGGGCCGACGACGTTCACGCTCTACGAGGTCGGCACCGTCAAGACGGTCGACCTCGGCGCCGGGCACTCGCGCACGTACGTCGCGATCGACGGCGGGATGAGCGACAACGCCCGCCCGGCGCTCTACGAGGCCGACTACTCGTGCACCCTCGCCAACCGCTCCTCGAGCGCCGACCCGGTGCTTGCGCGCGTCGTCGGGCGGCACTGCGAGAGCGGCGACATCGTCGTCCTCGACGAGTACCTGCCGGCCGACGTCCGGCCCGGCGACCTCGTCGCCGTCCCCGGCACCGGCGCCTACTGCCGCAGCCTCTCCAGCCAGTACAACCACACCCCCCGACCCCCCGTCGTCGCCGTCCGCGGAGGCGAGAGCAGGGTCCTCGTGCGTCGTGAGACGATCGAGGACCTGCTCGCGCTCGACGTGGCGGACGACTGAGCCCGACGACCGAGGAGACCGATCCCGCCATGGCCCACGAACCCGGCGCACCCCTGCGCGTCGCCCTGCTCGGGTGCGGCGTCGTGGGCTCGTCCGTGGCCCGGATGCTCGTCGAGCAGGCCGACGACCTCGCCGCCCGTGTCGGCGCCCCGCTCGAGCTCGTCGGCATCGCCGTGCGCCGCCCGCAGCGCCCGCGCCCCGACGTCCCGGTCGACCCCGCGCTCTTCACCGCCGACGCCGAGGAGCTCGTGACCCGGGCCGACGTCGTCATCGAGGTCGTCGGCGGCATCGACCCGGCGCGCGGGCTCATCCTGCGCGCGATGGAGCACGGCGCCGCCGTCGTCTCCGCGAACAAGGCGCTCGTCGCCGAGGACGGTCCGACCCTGTTCGAGGCCGCGGCCCGGGCCGGGGTCGACCTGTACTACGAGGCCGCCGTCGCCGGGGCCATCCCGATCCTGCGACCGGTGCGCGAGTCCCTCGCCGGCGACCACGTGCGCAAGGTCATGGGCATCGTCAACGGCACGACGAACTTCGTCCTCGACAAGATGGACGTCTCGGGGGCCGGCTTCGCCGAGACCGTCGCCGAGGCGCAGGCGCTCGGGTACGCCGAGGCCGACCCGACCGCCGACGTCGAGGGCTTCGACGCCGCCGCGAAGGCCGCGATCCTCGCCAGCCTCGCCTTCCACACGCGCGTGTCGTCGGCCGACGTGCACCGCGAGGGCATCACCGAGGTCACGGCCGCCGACATCCGGGCCGCGCGCGAGAACGACTGCGTCGTCAAGCTGCTCGCCATCTGCGAGCGGGTGCAGGCCGACGGCCACGACGCCGTGAGCGTGCGCGTGCACCCCGCGATGGTCCCGCGCTCGCACCCGCTGGCCAGCGTCCGCGACGCCTTCAACGCCGTGTTCGTCGAGGCGGAGGCCGCCGGCGAGCTGATGTTCTACGGCCGCGGCGCCGGGGGCGACCCCACCGCCTCGGCCGTCCTCGGCGACGTCGTCGCCGTCGCGCGCCAGCGGGTCGCCGGCGGCCGCGGACCGGGGGAGTCGGCCTACGCCGACCTGCCGGTCGTCGACCTCGGGCGCGCCGTCACGAGGTACCACATCAGCCTCGACGTGGCCGACCGCCCGGGCGTGCTCGCCCAGGTCGCCGCCGTCTTCGCCGAGCAGGGCGTCTCGATCGAGACCGTCCGCCAGCAGGTCGTCCCCGACGAGGCCGGCCGCGCCCGGCTCATCGTCGTCACCCACCGCGCGAGCGACGCCGCGCTGTCCGCCACCGTCGACGCCCTCGCCGCCCTCGAGGCGGTCGACGACGTCGCGTCCGTCATGCGTGTGGAAGGAGCCTGACGTGGCCCACCAGTGGCGCGGCGTCATCCGCGAGTACGCCGAGCGGCTGCCGAGCCTGGCCGCCGCCCCGGTCGTCACCCTCCTCGAGGGCGGGACCCCGCTCATCCCCTGCGAGAGCCTGTCCGAGCTGACCGGCGCGAACGTGCTCGTCAAGTACGAGGGCCTCAACCCGACCGCGTCCTTCAAGGACCGCGGGATGACGGCGGCGATCTCGGCGGCCAAGCTCAACGGTGCGAAGGCGGTCATCTGCGCGAGCACCGGCAACACGAGCGCCAGCGCCGCCGCCTACGCCGTCAAGGCGGGGATGACGTGCGCCGTCCTCGTGCCCGACGGAAAGATCGCGATGGGCAAGCTGTCGCAGGCGATCGCCCACGGCGCCACCCTGATCCAGGTCGAGGGCAACTTCGACGACTGCCTCACCGTCGCCCGCAAGCTCGCCGAGTCCTACCCCGTCGAGCTCGTCAACTCGGTCAACCCGGCGCGCATCGAGGGCCAGAAGACGGCCGCCTTCGAGGTCGTCGACGCGCTGGGTGACGCCCCGGACATCCACGTGCTGCCGGTCGGCAACGCCGGCAACATCACGGCGTACTGGCGTGGCTACACCGAGTACGCCTCGGAGACACCGGGAGTCGGCGGCGTGGTCCTCCCGCCGGTCGCCACCCGCCGCCCGCAGATGTGGGGCTTCCAGGCCGCCGGCGCGGCGCCGATCGTCCTCGGCCAC is from Arthrobacter sp. NEB 688 and encodes:
- the thrC gene encoding threonine synthase → MAHQWRGVIREYAERLPSLAAAPVVTLLEGGTPLIPCESLSELTGANVLVKYEGLNPTASFKDRGMTAAISAAKLNGAKAVICASTGNTSASAAAYAVKAGMTCAVLVPDGKIAMGKLSQAIAHGATLIQVEGNFDDCLTVARKLAESYPVELVNSVNPARIEGQKTAAFEVVDALGDAPDIHVLPVGNAGNITAYWRGYTEYASETPGVGGVVLPPVATRRPQMWGFQAAGAAPIVLGHPVDHPETVATAIRIGNPASWRQAEAARDESGGLIDSVTDDEILEAHRVLSSTEGVFVEPGSAASIAGLLKMHRAGRVPADATVVCTVTGHGLKDPQWALRSADGGDVEPVRVPVDAYSVAAALGLEG
- the lysA gene encoding diaminopimelate decarboxylase, with translation MRAHEAGALHAEGYGGPPLYLPTPGDVMELLPQLWASSVGRDEQGRLTVGGIDVVTLAERHGTSAYVLDEEDFRARARAFRDGFASAFASSGGADVYYAGKAFLCTAVARWVDQEGLHLDVCTGGELAVARRAGFPGERIAFHGNNKTVDELREALTYGVGRVVVDSFDEIERVVALATELGVRAPVMVRVTVGVEAHTHEFIATGHEDQKFGFSLAGGRALEAVARLLAHPDAVDLRGLHSHIGSQIFDTGGFEAAVHRLAGLHRQVEAEHGVTMPEVDLGGGYGIAYTSQHDPLPADVLAAAMADIVEREFAGRAPRVSVEPGRAIVGPTTFTLYEVGTVKTVDLGAGHSRTYVAIDGGMSDNARPALYEADYSCTLANRSSSADPVLARVVGRHCESGDIVVLDEYLPADVRPGDLVAVPGTGAYCRSLSSQYNHTPRPPVVAVRGGESRVLVRRETIEDLLALDVADD
- a CDS encoding homoserine dehydrogenase: MAHEPGAPLRVALLGCGVVGSSVARMLVEQADDLAARVGAPLELVGIAVRRPQRPRPDVPVDPALFTADAEELVTRADVVIEVVGGIDPARGLILRAMEHGAAVVSANKALVAEDGPTLFEAAARAGVDLYYEAAVAGAIPILRPVRESLAGDHVRKVMGIVNGTTNFVLDKMDVSGAGFAETVAEAQALGYAEADPTADVEGFDAAAKAAILASLAFHTRVSSADVHREGITEVTAADIRAARENDCVVKLLAICERVQADGHDAVSVRVHPAMVPRSHPLASVRDAFNAVFVEAEAAGELMFYGRGAGGDPTASAVLGDVVAVARQRVAGGRGPGESAYADLPVVDLGRAVTRYHISLDVADRPGVLAQVAAVFAEQGVSIETVRQQVVPDEAGRARLIVVTHRASDAALSATVDALAALEAVDDVASVMRVEGA